The genomic segment CTCCCGCCAGCGGCACGGTCGTGGCCGTCAACGAAGCCCTCTCCGGCAGCCCCGAACTCGTCAACAGCGGGGCCTACACCGACGGCTGGCTCTTCAAGCTGGACGTGACCGAGGAAAGCGGCGACCTGATGGACGCCGAGGCGTACAGCACCGCGAACAACTGAGCCTTCAGCCCCCAGCGGTCAGCCGTCAGCGGAGAGAGGCTGGACGCTGACCGCTGAGCCCTGATCGCCCCCCAAGGAGACCCCATGCGCCCCCCCCAATCCCGTCCACTCAGCGAACTCCTGCAAACCGACGACTTCACCCGCCGTCACATCGGCCCCACCGAGGCGGAACAGGCCGAAATGCTGGCCGAACTCGGCGTCTCCAGCCTCGACGAACTGACCGAGACGACCCTGCCCGAAGCCATCCGCTTCACGGGCGAGCTGAAGGTGGGCGGCCCGGTGACCGAAGCGCAGGCGCTGGCCGACCTGAAAGCCGTGGCCGCGAAGAACAAGGTCTTCCGGTCGTACATCGGCATGGGCTACCACGGCACGCACGTGCCCCCCGTGATCTTGCGCAACATGCTGGAAAACCCCGGCTGGTACACCGCCTACACGCCCTACCAGGCCGAGATTAGCCAGGGCCGCCTGGAGATGCTGCTGAACTTCCAGCAGACGGTAATGGACCTGACCGGGATGCCCGTGTCCAACGCCTCGCTGCTCGACGAGGCGACCGCCGCCGCCGAGGCGATGACCCTCGCCAAGCGGGTGGTCAAGAGCAAGGGCAACGTGTTCTACGTGGCCGACGACGTGCATCCCCAGACGCTGGACGTGATTCGCACCCGCGCCGAGTACTTCGGGTATGAGGTGGTCACGGGGGCCGCGAACGGGGAGCTGCCCGAGGGCACCTTCGCCGCGCTGATGCAGACGCCCGGCACCTACGGCGACCTGCACGACCTCGCCCCCATCTCCGAACGGGTTCACGCGGGGCAGGCGGCCCTGATCGTGGCGACCGACCTGCTGGCCTGCGCCCTGGTGACCCCGCCCGGCGAGCAGGGAGCCGACATCGTGATCGGGAGTGCCCAGCGCTTCGGCGTGCCGATGGGCTTCGGGGGGCCGCACGCGGCGTTCCTGGCCTGCCGGGGCGAGTACCAGCGCTCCATGCCGGGCCGCGTGATCGGTGTGAGCCGCGACAGCAAGGGCAAGACCGCCCTGCGGATGGCGATGCAGACCCGCGAGCAGCACATCCGCCGCGAGAAGGCGACCTCCAACATCTGCACCGCGCAGGCGCTGCTGGCGAACATGGCCGCCGCCTACGCCGTCTACCACGGGCCGGAAGGGATTCGGACGATCGCGGAGCGGGTGCATGTCCTGACGGGAATCCTGGAGAGGTTCATCGTTGAAGCAGGCATCACGCCTCTGAACGAAACGTTCTTCGATACGCTCAGCTTCGAGGGTGATGCCGACGCCATCCGTGCCCGTGCCGAGGCTAAAGGCATCAACCTACGCTACGAGGGCAATCGCGTGAGCGTCAGCCTGGACGAAACGGTGACTCCTGCTGATGTCGAGGACCTGATTGAGGTCATTGCTGGGACCCGTCAAAACGGTCAGGGCCAAGAGTTCAAGGTGTTGTCGGACTACCAGCACAAGGGCGGCAACGGTATCCCCGCCAACCTCGAGCGCACCTCCGAGTACCTCACCCACCCCGTCTTCAACACGCACCACTCCGAGCACGCGATGCTGCGGT from the Deinococcus sp. NW-56 genome contains:
- the gcvP gene encoding aminomethyl-transferring glycine dehydrogenase, with amino-acid sequence MRPPQSRPLSELLQTDDFTRRHIGPTEAEQAEMLAELGVSSLDELTETTLPEAIRFTGELKVGGPVTEAQALADLKAVAAKNKVFRSYIGMGYHGTHVPPVILRNMLENPGWYTAYTPYQAEISQGRLEMLLNFQQTVMDLTGMPVSNASLLDEATAAAEAMTLAKRVVKSKGNVFYVADDVHPQTLDVIRTRAEYFGYEVVTGAANGELPEGTFAALMQTPGTYGDLHDLAPISERVHAGQAALIVATDLLACALVTPPGEQGADIVIGSAQRFGVPMGFGGPHAAFLACRGEYQRSMPGRVIGVSRDSKGKTALRMAMQTREQHIRREKATSNICTAQALLANMAAAYAVYHGPEGIRTIAERVHVLTGILERFIVEAGITPLNETFFDTLSFEGDADAIRARAEAKGINLRYEGNRVSVSLDETVTPADVEDLIEVIAGTRQNGQGQEFKVLSDYQHKGGNGIPANLERTSEYLTHPVFNTHHSEHAMLRYLKTLENRDYSLVHGMIPLGSCTMKLNATAEMIPVTWPEFGQLHPFAPEGQTEGYAQMLAELEAWLADITGYDAVSLQPNSGAQGEYAGLLAIRKYHESRGEAHRSVCLIPASAHGTNPASAAMLGMQVVVVKTDESGNIDLADLRAKAEAHSDKLGALMITYPSTHGVYEEHVTEVCEIVHAHGGQVYLDGANMNAMVGVAKPGLIGSDVSHLNLHKTFAIPHGGGGPGMGPIGVKAHLAPFLPNHAVRATSESRTGAVSAAPYGSASILPISYLYIRMLGPEGLKKATQVALLNANYIAKRLGGAFPVLYTGRNSRVAHECILDIRPLKQASGITEEDIAKRLMDYGFHAPTMSFPVPGTLMIEPTESEPKEELDRFIDAMLHIRREIQEVEDGLLAAEDSPLRHAPHTQDDLMVDEWNRAYSRETAAFPSRAQRAWKYWPAVNRVDNVYGDRNFVCSCPPIEDYADFEFSG